The following are encoded in a window of Butyrivibrio sp. AE3004 genomic DNA:
- a CDS encoding 4'-phosphopantetheinyl transferase family protein gives MIEIYYFDIESISEYQLQKAYSWISEDRKKKARRYKFRDDEKRCVFGEALVRYGLLKKGYEKDISIFHNSFGKPYMGKNDTFFNISHAGNWVSVAFSDDEIGIDIEKKIYDEDVC, from the coding sequence ATGATAGAAATATATTATTTCGATATAGAATCTATAAGCGAATATCAGTTACAAAAAGCATATTCATGGATTTCAGAAGATAGAAAGAAAAAGGCTAGAAGATATAAGTTCCGGGATGATGAGAAAAGATGTGTTTTTGGTGAAGCTTTAGTCAGATATGGATTATTAAAGAAAGGATATGAAAAGGACATTTCAATTTTTCATAATTCTTTCGGAAAGCCTTATATGGGAAAAAACGACACCTTTTTTAACATTTCACATGCTGGAAATTGGGTAAGTGTAGCATTTTCAGATGATGAAATAGGAATTGACATAGAGAAGAAGATATATGATGAAGATGTATGTTAA
- a CDS encoding AAA family ATPase, translating into MIGREAEIKQLRSLKNEEEPQFIAVYGRRRIGKTYLIRESFEYEFTFQHTGVGNDEKKSAETQKQEQLNKFSESLSEAGYDCEERLTSWTEAFNALKEVIKKSKEKKKVIFIDELSWMDTKDSGLVTELEHFWNGWATARKEKDIILIICASATYWIMEKIVNDKGGFHNRLTGQIHLKPFTLKECEEYLHTRKILLNRHQIIQCYMIMGGVPYYWSLLKKGRSLPQNIDELFFAENAPLQKEYNNLYRALFKKPEQYVKIIEALSSENKGISREEICKKTGIASSGAFSKKLQELEVCGFIRKYIPAGYVERNAIFQLVDNYTLFYLRFLKNNTYDEHYWQTLNNSPKINAWSGVAFERVCLEHVPQIKAALGIAGVHTEVNAWKCDADKKKGLQGSQIDLLIVRDDQITNICESKYSKADYRVDDSFDRDMKRKISDYLIDSKTKHAIHATLITNYGVVENEYSGELQAVITGEELFK; encoded by the coding sequence GATTAGAGAAAGTTTTGAATATGAGTTCACCTTTCAACATACCGGAGTAGGAAATGACGAGAAAAAGAGTGCTGAAACACAGAAGCAGGAGCAGCTAAATAAGTTTAGTGAATCCCTATCAGAAGCGGGATATGACTGTGAAGAAAGACTTACTTCATGGACAGAGGCTTTTAATGCGCTTAAAGAAGTAATAAAGAAGTCAAAAGAGAAGAAGAAAGTCATATTTATTGACGAATTGTCATGGATGGATACAAAAGACAGTGGTCTTGTAACTGAGCTTGAGCATTTTTGGAATGGGTGGGCAACAGCCAGAAAAGAGAAAGATATTATTCTTATCATCTGCGCATCAGCAACCTATTGGATTATGGAAAAAATAGTGAATGATAAGGGTGGATTCCACAACCGATTGACGGGGCAAATACATCTGAAGCCATTCACATTGAAGGAATGTGAGGAGTATCTTCATACAAGAAAAATATTACTAAACAGACACCAGATTATCCAGTGTTACATGATCATGGGGGGAGTTCCGTATTACTGGAGCCTTCTGAAGAAAGGACGAAGTCTTCCTCAAAATATTGATGAACTTTTCTTTGCAGAAAATGCTCCGCTTCAAAAAGAGTATAACAATCTGTATAGAGCACTTTTTAAAAAGCCGGAGCAGTATGTAAAGATAATAGAAGCATTAAGTTCTGAAAATAAGGGAATAAGCAGAGAGGAAATATGTAAAAAGACAGGGATTGCAAGCTCCGGCGCATTTTCTAAAAAATTACAGGAACTTGAGGTTTGTGGATTTATTAGGAAATATATCCCGGCAGGATATGTAGAGCGGAATGCGATTTTTCAATTGGTAGATAACTATACGCTATTTTATTTGAGATTCTTAAAAAATAACACCTATGATGAACATTATTGGCAGACTCTGAATAATAGCCCCAAAATAAACGCATGGAGTGGAGTCGCTTTTGAGCGTGTTTGTCTGGAACATGTACCTCAGATTAAAGCGGCGCTAGGAATTGCTGGTGTGCACACAGAAGTCAATGCGTGGAAATGCGATGCAGATAAGAAAAAGGGATTACAAGGCTCGCAGATAGACCTTCTGATTGTAAGGGATGATCAGATTACCAATATATGTGAATCTAAGTACTCAAAGGCTGATTATCGAGTTGATGATTCATTTGATAGAGATATGAAGCGGAAAATATCGGATTATCTGATTGACAGTAAGACAAAACATGCCATTCATGCTACTTTAATTACTAATTATGGTGTTGTGGAAAACGAGTATTCAGGAGAATTACAAGCTGTTATAACCGGGGAAGAGTTATTCAAATAA
- a CDS encoding helix-turn-helix transcriptional regulator: MKNKIKELRKVNKLSQSELADIVGTTRQTITSIEVGKYTASLILAYKIAHHFNMNIEEVFDFESLEEED; the protein is encoded by the coding sequence ATGAAAAACAAAATAAAGGAGTTAAGGAAAGTGAATAAACTTTCGCAATCTGAACTTGCTGATATTGTTGGAACTACGCGTCAGACAATTACCTCTATAGAGGTAGGAAAATATACAGCGTCTCTGATATTAGCGTATAAGATTGCACATCACTTCAATATGAACATTGAGGAAGTATTTGATTTTGAGAGCTTGGAGGAAGAAGACTAA
- a CDS encoding AMP-binding enzyme, whose product MSLFVTKFRKITNADIIIETIIMKLLPKLLAIGYLNREELTNEKFIDNPFGEGKLYLSGDVARWKPDGNIEYLGRNDNQVKIHGFRIEPEEVESTIRQYKNVNDCVVVAKEDLSGDKALYAYMTSDTVLDLEDIKAVLRTNLPDYMVPAYMMQIDKIPVTTNGKLDVRALPEIKTNNRAEYIAPETDAEKAICKAFEDILGISSVSVDEDFFELGGDSIKAIRIVSNVRESNHLISVKDVMTGRCPRKIAMTAAAEDNVKYEQGEVSGEVQKTPIIHEFENWNLPKPWHFNQSIMINTQDDENMTELILQALTKHHDMLRAVYKDGNIVVKPFEQNKGYSLDIFNICDVEDPSPAIHNSPAMPIPHSLLFLSKI is encoded by the coding sequence ATGTCATTATTTGTTACAAAATTCAGAAAAATAACTAATGCAGATATCATAATTGAAACTATAATTATGAAACTTCTACCTAAGCTATTGGCAATTGGGTATTTAAATAGAGAAGAACTTACAAATGAGAAATTTATAGATAATCCTTTCGGGGAAGGGAAGCTGTATCTTAGCGGTGATGTTGCCAGATGGAAGCCAGATGGAAATATAGAATACCTTGGCAGAAATGATAATCAGGTAAAAATTCATGGATTTCGTATTGAGCCAGAGGAAGTAGAAAGTACTATCCGCCAATATAAGAATGTTAATGACTGTGTTGTTGTGGCAAAAGAAGATTTATCAGGTGATAAAGCGTTATATGCATACATGACTAGCGATACAGTTCTGGATTTAGAAGATATAAAAGCTGTCTTAAGGACAAACCTTCCTGATTATATGGTCCCTGCATATATGATGCAGATAGATAAAATTCCAGTAACGACTAATGGAAAGCTTGATGTGAGAGCATTACCGGAAATCAAAACAAACAACAGGGCTGAATATATTGCACCTGAAACAGATGCTGAAAAGGCAATATGTAAGGCATTTGAAGATATTCTTGGGATCTCAAGTGTAAGTGTTGATGAAGACTTTTTTGAACTGGGTGGTGACTCTATAAAAGCAATAAGAATTGTATCTAATGTTAGAGAGAGTAATCACTTGATTAGTGTAAAGGATGTAATGACAGGTCGATGCCCAAGAAAAATAGCTATGACAGCAGCTGCTGAAGACAATGTCAAATATGAGCAGGGAGAGGTATCCGGAGAGGTTCAGAAAACACCAATAATACATGAATTTGAGAATTGGAATCTTCCAAAACCCTGGCACTTTAATCAGTCAATAATGATAAATACGCAGGATGATGAGAATATGACAGAGCTTATATTGCAAGCTTTGACAAAACATCATGATATGCTTCGTGCAGTTTATAAAGATGGAAATATTGTAGTTAAACCATTTGAGCAAAATAAAGGCTATTCGTTGGATATATTTAATATTTGCGATGTTGAGGATCCATCACCGGCTATACATAATTCACCAGCCATGCCTATACCACACAGTTTGTTATTTTTATCTAAAATATAA
- a CDS encoding AAA family ATPase, with protein sequence MRLEISNIGPLKNANIELEGITIIAGQNNVGKSTVGKTLFALLQNMEVWSMIYEDQCARLIYEIFDKENVILEDLCLSIEGVYRRRTNRISMILNALAFSEDIRIAIEDYKSKDCNSKHTLEELVDKFCDDYISVYMPADDERKIFKKQHSEKLNKWKTEILNHIDDMEFDELELQKGMIFNCINEVFEKQAIKIGSQNAEIKYTDSIERDIRFQFDHDNCEQNIVIRENNRIFYIETSKLFDFLSDAKHGSDQKAFLQFLMRPNIYKMKNLERQYDLDYNKSKGLLNLDKSFSGILARLENVMGGNASFYQKIGLEFKDERYTETIHAGNVSAGLKSMALLEYALRIGAIKAGDIMILDEPEINLHPEWQVEYARTIVELEKQCNIKFIITSHSPFFIRALECYADIYGKMGEMNVYELTKREDGEIEVENVSYSEFGMSKLYDDLAAPLDALDALLEGND encoded by the coding sequence ATGAGATTAGAGATTAGTAATATAGGCCCATTAAAAAATGCAAATATAGAATTAGAAGGAATAACAATAATAGCCGGGCAGAATAATGTCGGAAAAAGCACAGTAGGAAAAACATTGTTTGCCCTACTTCAAAACATGGAAGTTTGGAGCATGATATATGAGGATCAATGTGCTCGATTAATATATGAGATTTTTGATAAAGAAAATGTAATCTTGGAGGATTTATGTCTTTCAATTGAGGGGGTATATAGGAGAAGAACAAATAGGATATCTATGATATTAAATGCATTAGCGTTTAGTGAAGATATCCGAATTGCGATTGAGGATTATAAGAGTAAGGATTGTAATTCTAAACATACTTTGGAAGAGTTGGTTGACAAGTTTTGTGATGACTATATATCTGTCTATATGCCTGCTGATGATGAAAGAAAGATTTTCAAAAAGCAGCATAGTGAAAAGCTAAATAAATGGAAAACCGAAATTCTGAACCATATAGATGATATGGAATTTGATGAGCTTGAATTGCAAAAAGGAATGATTTTTAACTGCATTAATGAAGTTTTTGAAAAACAGGCTATAAAAATTGGAAGTCAGAACGCAGAGATTAAATATACTGATTCCATTGAAAGAGATATTCGTTTTCAATTTGATCATGATAATTGTGAGCAGAATATTGTTATTAGAGAGAATAATAGGATTTTTTATATTGAGACATCAAAACTTTTTGATTTCTTATCAGATGCCAAGCACGGAAGTGATCAAAAGGCTTTTCTACAGTTCCTTATGAGACCAAATATATACAAGATGAAAAACTTGGAGAGACAGTATGATTTGGATTATAACAAGAGCAAAGGTCTTTTAAATCTGGACAAGAGTTTTTCAGGGATACTTGCACGTTTGGAAAATGTAATGGGGGGAAATGCGTCATTTTACCAAAAGATAGGACTTGAATTTAAAGACGAAAGATATACGGAGACAATTCATGCAGGTAATGTGTCAGCAGGGCTTAAATCTATGGCACTTTTGGAATATGCATTGAGGATTGGTGCTATAAAAGCAGGCGATATTATGATTCTTGATGAACCGGAAATAAACTTGCATCCGGAATGGCAAGTTGAATATGCAAGGACAATAGTTGAACTGGAAAAGCAATGCAATATTAAATTTATTATTACTTCACATAGTCCGTTTTTTATCAGAGCACTAGAATGCTATGCTGATATTTATGGAAAAATGGGTGAAATGAATGTATATGAGCTGACAAAGAGAGAAGATGGGGAAATTGAAGTGGAAAATGTTTCATACAGCGAGTTTGGAATGTCAAAGCTGTATGATGATTTAGCAGCGCCGCTTGATGCATTGGATGCTTTATTGGAGGGTAATGATTAA
- a CDS encoding AMP-binding protein, protein MAEKSLSMVVGLCGIIKAGAAYVPINPDYPEDRIHYILKDCCPKAIIAHDFKFETDVQVVDIEDYMGLEDDAIDIANSPDDYAYAIYTSGTTGQPKGTIISHKNINRLVKGVSYIDLDEDTRLLQTGSIAFDASTLEVWGTLLNGGLLVLADSDKLLDCKLLRECISENSITTMWLTAALFNQMIMMDKYIFSGLSHLLIGGEKLKEDHVRLFRENNPNIRLTNGYGPTESTTFTTTYEIHAVDGNIPIGKPIENTQVYILDKNNKLCGIGMAGELCIAGDGSSTSQILNISNE, encoded by the coding sequence ATGGCTGAAAAGAGTCTTTCGATGGTTGTTGGATTATGCGGAATTATTAAGGCAGGTGCAGCTTATGTCCCAATAAATCCTGATTATCCTGAAGACAGAATACATTATATTTTAAAGGATTGTTGTCCTAAGGCGATAATTGCTCATGATTTTAAGTTTGAAACTGATGTACAGGTGGTTGATATAGAAGACTATATGGGACTTGAAGATGATGCTATAGATATAGCTAATAGTCCTGATGATTATGCCTATGCAATATATACATCCGGAACAACAGGTCAACCAAAGGGCACTATTATTAGCCATAAAAACATAAATAGATTAGTAAAAGGTGTTAGCTACATAGATTTGGATGAAGATACCAGGTTACTTCAGACAGGATCTATAGCCTTTGACGCTTCTACATTGGAGGTATGGGGCACTCTATTAAATGGAGGATTGCTGGTTTTAGCAGATTCTGACAAGCTATTGGATTGCAAATTGCTAAGGGAATGTATATCTGAAAATTCAATTACTACAATGTGGCTTACTGCAGCACTATTTAATCAGATGATAATGATGGATAAATATATTTTTTCCGGATTATCTCACTTATTAATAGGAGGAGAAAAACTAAAGGAAGATCATGTACGACTGTTTAGGGAGAATAATCCTAATATAAGACTTACGAATGGTTATGGACCTACAGAAAGTACAACATTTACTACTACATACGAAATACATGCTGTAGATGGAAATATACCTATTGGAAAGCCTATAGAGAATACGCAGGTTTATATTTTAGATAAAAATAACAAACTGTGTGGTATAGGCATGGCTGGTGAATTATGTATAGCCGGTGATGGATCCTCAACATCGCAAATATTAAATATATCCAACGAATAG
- a CDS encoding BrnA antitoxin family protein, whose translation MKEYDITSLDANMSSYDKGKKKQITIKINNNTIDYFRDLSEKVGIPYQTLMNLYLTECAESNRKLKMVWA comes from the coding sequence GTGAAAGAATATGACATTACTAGTTTAGATGCAAACATGTCTTCTTATGATAAAGGAAAGAAAAAACAAATAACAATAAAAATAAATAATAATACTATTGATTATTTTAGAGATTTATCAGAGAAGGTTGGGATTCCTTACCAGACCCTTATGAATTTGTATTTAACTGAATGTGCAGAAAGCAATAGAAAGTTGAAAATGGTTTGGGCATAG
- a CDS encoding CPBP family intramembrane glutamic endopeptidase — protein sequence MKRILAIASFYLINFGLWELLKGYIGSEWDSFLVYVILFPLMIFIFWNELKSEWKEFSSILKTKSFYVYLIIWLVLDLLFTGLLLWGINTFGWDILPQNNNNVKDQMVVVPLYLTMIQGCIFAPVIEELVFRYAIISKTENRIAQMLLFIVSVVMFDCIHIVRLPEFFYYLIPSLFLTSFYMKKKNPFTSIALHSAINVVGYISLIAGIL from the coding sequence TTGAAAAGAATACTGGCTATAGCATCGTTTTATTTGATAAATTTTGGATTGTGGGAGTTGCTTAAAGGATATATTGGTAGTGAATGGGATTCATTTCTGGTATATGTGATTCTATTTCCGTTGATGATTTTTATTTTTTGGAATGAACTTAAATCAGAATGGAAGGAATTTTCTTCTATTCTGAAAACGAAATCATTTTATGTATATCTGATAATTTGGTTGGTTTTGGATTTGCTTTTTACCGGTTTATTACTTTGGGGAATAAATACTTTTGGATGGGATATTTTACCGCAGAATAATAATAACGTAAAAGACCAAATGGTGGTAGTTCCGCTTTATTTGACCATGATTCAGGGGTGCATTTTTGCTCCGGTTATTGAAGAGTTGGTATTTAGATATGCTATTATTAGCAAAACCGAGAATAGAATTGCACAGATGCTATTATTTATTGTTTCAGTGGTAATGTTTGATTGTATTCATATAGTGAGGCTTCCTGAATTCTTTTATTATCTTATACCATCACTCTTTTTAACATCATTTTATATGAAAAAGAAGAATCCATTTACTTCAATAGCTTTACACTCAGCAATAAACGTAGTTGGATATATTTCTTTGATTGCGGGTATTTTGTGA